A window of Conger conger chromosome 13, fConCon1.1, whole genome shotgun sequence contains these coding sequences:
- the n4bp2l2 gene encoding uncharacterized protein n4bp2l2 has product MHHNRITPVHGNGCGINGNLSKYGTKGRNDAAGNGGNGEKSRSLVIKELGISSTDFIGPLCRPQEPKPKAEPKPKAEPKAKAEPKAKAKSKLKAKPKPKANIENELSDFYKELDELEPVDCVDGSTNEHTDESDAKVWEPRNPPPSGQQMFPKDQDSRRPHPYRNDHSDHWPPKRHRPDVQQGPDCHGPNLPWGSNQWQHSQAFRGTPRPPFHNFHMSGYGRPPGPPPPPRPPPGPVCPPVFGPPVSTNFDCRWERQPGPRYPPFSGFGDYEAPNNDSTQAYPRPGSDGSSSRAFPRPGSDGSSSRAFPPPGSDDSSRRAFPPPGSDGSSSRAFPPPGSDGCSPRAFPPPGSDGSSSRAFPPPGSDGSSRRAYPPPGSDGSSSRAYPPPGSDGSSSRAYPPPGSDGSSSRAFPPPGSDGSSSRAFPPPGSDGSSSRAFPPPGSDGSSRRAFPPPGSDGCSPRAYPPPGSDGSSSRAYPPPGSDGSSSRAFPPPGSDGSSSRAFPPPGSDGSSSRAFPPPGSDGSSSRAFPPPGSDGSSSRALPPPDSDGSSSRAFPPPGSDGSSSRAFPPPGSDDSSRRAFPPPGSDGSSRRAFPPPGSDGSSSRAFPPPGSDDSSSRAFPPPGSDDSSSRAFPPPGSDGCSPRAFPPPGSDGSSRRAFPPPGSDGSSSRAYPPPGSDGSSSRAFPPPGSDGSSRRAYPPPGSDGSSRRAFPPPGSDGCSPRAYPPPGSDGSSRRAYPPPGSDGCSTRAYPPAGSDRDDRVNGCSSHSEGIRPRPYMDSDWNRHHEPEPEPVPQQQGYQPPHSDCDYRPTRLLLLILMRGLPGSGKTTLAKELLSFGPNGMVLSTDDYFSEETGYTYSPFLIGDAHDWNQERAREAMDGGRSPVIIDNTNIEAWEMRPYVLMALERGYNIDFHEPDTSWKLDPFELEKRNKHGVPSRKIAQMRDRFELPISVDIVLNSRDPPHKNALWPPSQHPPSLHPPSQRPQSHPPPSQRPQSHPPPSQHPPSLHPPSQRPQSHPPPSQRPQSHPPPSQRPQSHPPPSQRPQSHPPPSQHPPSLHPPSQRPQSQPPASQRPPSHFLPSQRPPSHFLPSQHPPR; this is encoded by the exons ATGCATCACAACAGAATTACTCCAGTCCATGGCAACGGTTGTGGAATAAATGGCAACCTTTCAAAATATGGGACCAAAGGTCGGAATGACGCTGCAGGAAACGGTGGGAATGGCGAGAAGAGCCGAAGCCTCGTCATCAAGGAGCTGGGGATTAGCAGCACAGACTTCATCGGGCCTCTGTGTCGGCCGCAAGAGCCCAAGCCTAAAGCAGAGCCCAAGCCTAAAGCAGAGCCCAAGGCTAAAGCAGAGCCCAAGGCTAAAGCTAAATCCAAGCTTAAAGCAAAACCCAAGCCTAAGGCCAACATTGAGAATGAACTCAGTGACTTCTACAAGGAATTGGATGAGCTAGAACCGGTGGACTGTGTTGACGGCAGtacaaatgaacacacagatGAAAGTGACGCTAAGGTCTGGGAACCCCGAAACCCACCCCCCTCTGGGCAACAGATGTTTCCCAAAGACCAGGACAGTCGCAGGCCTCATCCATACAGGAATGACCACAGTGACCACTGGCCCCCAAAGAGACACAGGCCCGACGTTCAGCAAGGGCCAGACTGTCATGGGCCCAACCTGCCTTGGGGCTCAAACCAATGGCAGCATTCTCAGGCTTTCAGGGGTACACCCAGGCCCCCGTTCCACAATTTCCACATGTCTGGGTATGGCAGGCCCCCTggacccccacctcctccccgcccccctccaggCCCTGTATGTCCTCCAGTTTTTGGGCCCCCAGTGAGCACCAACTTTGACTGTCGTTGGGAGCGCCAACCAGGTCCCAGGTACCCCCCCTTCAGTGGCTTTGGTGATTACGAAGCCCCCAACAACGACAGCACTCAGGCTTATCCTCGCCCTGGTTCTGATGGCTCCAGCAGTCGGGCTTTCCCTCGCCCTGGTTCTGATGGCTCCAGCAGTCGGGCTTTTCCTCCCCCTGGTTCTGATGACTCCAGCCGTCGGGCTTTCCCTCCCCCTGGTTCTGATGGCTCCAGCAGTCGGGCTTTCCCTCCCCCTGGTTCTGATGGCTGTAGTCCTCGGGCTTTCCCTCCCCCTGGTTCTGATGGCTCCAGCAGCCGGGCTTTTCCTCCCCCTGGTTCTGATGGCTCCAGCCGTCGGGCTTACCCTCCCCCTGGTTCTGATGGTTCCAGCAGTCGGGCTTACCCTCCCCCTGGTTCTGATGGCTCCAGCAGTCGGGCTTACCCTCCCCCTGGTTCTGATGGCTCCAGCAGTCGGGCTTTTCCTCCCCCTGGTTCTGATGGCTCCAGCAGTCGGGCTTTCCCTCCCCCTGGTTCTGATGGCTCCAGCAGTCGGGCTTTCCCTCCCCCTGGTTCTGATGGCTCCAGCCGTCGGGCTTTTCCTCCCCCTGGTTCTGATGGCTGTAGTCCTCGGGCTTACCCTCCCCCTGGTTCTGATGGCTCCAGCAGTCGGGCTTACCCTCCCCCTGGTTCTGATGGCTCCAGCAGTCGGGCTTTCCCTCCCCCTGGTTCTGATGGCTCCAGCAGTCGGGCTTTTCCTCCCCCTGGTTCTGATGGCTCCAGCAGTCGGGCTTTCCCTCCCCCTGGTTCTGATGGCTCCAGCAGTCGGGCTTTTCCTCCCCCTGGTTCTGATGGCTCCAGCAGTCGGGCTCTTCCTCCCCCTGATTCTGATGGCTCCAGCAGTCGGGCTTTCCCTCCCCCTGGTTCTGATGGCTCCAGCAGTCGGGCTTTTCCTCCCCCTGGTTCTGATGACTCCAGCCGTCGGGCTTTCCCTCCCCCTGGTTCTGATGGCTCCAGCCGTCGGGCTTTCCCTCCCCCTGGTTCTGATGGCTCCAGCAGCCGGGCTTTTCCTCCCCCTGGTTCTGATGACTCCAGCAGTCGGGCTTTCCCTCCCCCTGGTTCTGATGACTCCAGCAGTCGGGCTTTCCCTCCCCCTGGTTCTGATGGCTGTAGTCCTCGGGCTTTCCCTCCCCCTGGTTCTGATGGCTCCAGCCGTCGGGCTTTCCCTCCCCCTGGTTCTGATGGTTCCAGCAGTCGGGCTTACCCTCCCCCTGGTTCTGATGGCTCCAGCAGTCGGGCTTTTCCTCCCCCTGGTTCTGATGGCTCCAGCCGTCGGGCTTACCCTCCCCCTGGTTCTGATGGCTCCAGCCGTCGGGCTTTTCCTCCCCCTGGTTCTGATGGCTGTAGTCCTCGGGCTTACCCTCCCCCTGGTTCTGATGGCTCCAGCCGTCGGGCTTACCCTCCCCCTGGTTCTGATGGCTGTAGTACTAGGGCTTACCCTCCCGCTGGTTCCGATAGGGATGACAGGGTGAATGGCTGCTCCTCGCACAGTGAAGGCATCAGGCCCCGGCCTTACATGGACTCTGACTGGAATCGGCACCAcgagccagaaccagaaccagtgCCCCAGCAGCAGGGTTACCAGCCGCCACACTCTGACTGCGATTACCGGCCAAcccgcctcctgctcctcattCTGATGAGGGGACTGCCAGGGTCAGGGAAGACCACGTTGGCCAA ggAATTACTGTCCTTTGGTCCCAATGGAATGGTGCTCAGCACTGATGATTACTTCTCCGAGGAGACCGGATACACCTACAGCCCCTTCCTGATTGGGGATGCACACGACTGGAACCAGGAAAGAG CCAGGGAAGCAATGGATGGTGGCCGTTCTCCTGTGATCATCGATAATACGAATATAGAGGCCTGGGAAATGAGGCCGTATGTGTTAATG GCCTTAGAGAGGGGGTACAACATAGACTTCCATGAACCAGACACCAGCTGGAAGCTGGATCCTTTTGAGTTGGAGAA GAGGAACAAACATGGCGTCCCCTCCAGGAAAATCGCTCAGATGCGGGATCGGTTTGAGCTGCCCATCTCTGTGGACATTGTGCTGAACTCCAGAGACCCACCACACAAAAACGCACTGTGGCCGCCATCTCAACACCCACCATCTCTGCACCCCCCATCTCAACGCCCCCAATCTCACCCCCCACCATCTCAACGCCCCCAATCTCAccccccaccatctcaacacccaCCATCTCTGCACCCCCCATCTCAACGCCCCCAATCTCACCCCCCACCATCTCAACGCCCCCAATCTCACCCCCCACCATCTCAACGCCCCCAATCTCACCCCCCACCATCTCAACGCCCCCAATCTCACCCCCCGCCATCTCAACACCCACCATCTCTGCACCCCCCATCTCAACGCCCCCAATCTCAACCCCCAGCATCTCAACGCCCCCCATCTCACTTCCTGCCATCTCAGCGCCCACCATCTCACTTCCTGCCATCTCAGCACCCGCCCAGGTAG